In a genomic window of Bradyrhizobium ontarionense:
- a CDS encoding H-NS family nucleoid-associated regulatory protein — protein MSTKKIDFEAMSFDDLWSLHEQISQILAVRITSEKRELERRLAVLNRSRGAIEGADSDNAPSYKANGKARRAYPRVLPKYRNPQTSETWSGRGKQPRWLVAAIKTGHRIEEFAINGTGASRGRRHRA, from the coding sequence ATGTCTACCAAGAAGATTGATTTCGAGGCGATGTCTTTCGATGACCTCTGGTCGCTCCATGAGCAGATCAGCCAGATCTTGGCTGTGAGGATCACGTCTGAGAAGCGCGAGCTCGAACGGCGCCTGGCAGTTCTCAACCGGAGCCGGGGCGCGATCGAAGGGGCCGATAGCGATAACGCGCCGTCCTATAAGGCGAACGGCAAGGCGCGGCGGGCCTATCCAAGGGTCCTGCCGAAATATCGCAACCCGCAGACATCCGAAACCTGGTCCGGCCGCGGCAAGCAACCGCGCTGGCTGGTCGCTGCGATCAAGACCGGGCATCGGATCGAGGAGTTCGCGATCAACGGGACCGGCGCCTCGCGAGGTCGTCGTCACAGAGCATGA
- a CDS encoding undecaprenyl-phosphate glucose phosphotransferase has product MHYVEQPETLDRTGIPAAVMAEGRKWPVHYSAVEPFAIAADIATITATSVASGLLYHLQDPSANDISKSLGLAILVSALFVSLMKIRGMYRPAELLILSRQIRATCLTWVTAFLVLAGAIFALKIGSEISRGTSVVFAMLGLTALIVHRRIAEYLLAKGLAEKRFSGRTIVLITDDSSKDNAGLTQVLTATGFRVKRHFLLPEPGSDPDQRQRIVASVIDYVRGSDVEEIVVGAAPHPWSDLRALGAELRVLPFPVSFVPIGAASEIFKRPHRELGNVLCVELQRGLLSPLEHVAKRLMDLVLAGLALTALLPLLVIVAVAIKLDSPGPVLFRQQRCGFNGRSFQIYKFRTMSVLEDGPSIIQAQLGDRRFTRLGALLRRTSIDELPQLLNVLNGTMSLVGPRPHAVAHDNEFDKVVRNYAFRRRVKPGLTGWAQVHGCRGPTPTRASIEERVEHDLWYIDNWSLSLDIAILVRTPIELIRGDNAY; this is encoded by the coding sequence ATGCATTACGTGGAGCAGCCCGAGACTCTCGATCGGACCGGCATTCCGGCTGCCGTTATGGCAGAAGGGCGCAAATGGCCGGTCCATTATTCCGCGGTCGAACCGTTCGCCATCGCGGCCGACATTGCCACGATCACCGCGACCAGCGTCGCGTCCGGCCTGCTCTATCATTTGCAGGATCCAAGCGCGAACGACATCAGCAAATCGCTTGGGCTGGCCATTCTCGTCTCGGCATTGTTCGTCTCGCTGATGAAGATCCGCGGCATGTATCGGCCGGCCGAACTCCTGATCCTGTCACGCCAGATACGCGCAACGTGCCTGACGTGGGTCACCGCCTTCCTCGTCCTTGCCGGCGCAATATTTGCGCTGAAGATCGGTAGCGAGATATCGCGCGGCACCAGCGTCGTCTTTGCGATGCTCGGCCTGACGGCGCTGATCGTCCATCGCCGGATCGCCGAATATCTGCTGGCGAAAGGCCTTGCGGAGAAGCGGTTTTCCGGTCGAACCATCGTCCTGATCACCGACGATTCGAGCAAGGACAATGCCGGTCTGACGCAGGTGCTCACGGCGACCGGCTTTCGCGTCAAGCGCCATTTCCTGCTGCCCGAGCCTGGTTCGGACCCGGATCAGAGGCAGCGCATCGTCGCAAGCGTGATCGATTATGTTCGCGGCTCCGATGTCGAGGAGATCGTGGTCGGCGCCGCTCCCCACCCATGGTCCGATCTACGCGCGCTCGGTGCGGAGTTGAGAGTTCTGCCGTTTCCCGTCAGCTTCGTTCCGATTGGAGCGGCTTCGGAGATATTCAAGCGTCCGCACCGCGAGCTCGGCAATGTGCTTTGCGTCGAGCTGCAGCGCGGGCTGCTGAGCCCGCTCGAACATGTCGCGAAACGGCTGATGGATCTGGTGTTGGCCGGACTGGCACTGACCGCGCTGCTGCCGCTGCTCGTCATCGTCGCCGTCGCTATCAAGCTGGACTCTCCCGGGCCTGTCCTCTTCCGACAACAGCGCTGCGGCTTCAACGGCAGATCCTTCCAGATCTACAAGTTCCGCACGATGTCGGTGCTCGAGGACGGCCCTTCGATCATCCAGGCGCAACTTGGCGACAGACGGTTCACGCGCCTGGGCGCATTGCTGCGCCGGACAAGCATCGATGAGCTTCCGCAACTGCTCAACGTGCTGAACGGCACCATGTCCCTGGTGGGACCCCGCCCCCACGCGGTGGCCCACGACAATGAATTCGACAAGGTCGTACGCAACTATGCGTTCCGTCGCCGCGTCAAGCCTGGGTTGACGGGATGGGCGCAGGTGCACGGTTGCAGAGGGCCAACGCCGACGCGCGCGTCCATCGAAGAACGGGTCGAGCACGACCTTTGGTACATCGACAATTGGAGCCTGTCGCTCGACATTGCGATCCTGGTCAGGACGCCGATCGAGCTGATCCGCGGCGACAACGCGTATTAG
- a CDS encoding glucose-1-phosphate cytidylyltransferase — MKVVLFCGGLGTRIREYSESIPKPMIPIGHQPILWHVMQYYSQYGHRDFVLCLGYKANVVKDYFLNYNQATTTDCTISQFGKKIELLGERPADWRVSLVDTGIWRNIGQRLRAVRHLVQDEEIFLANYSDGLTDAPLPDMIDRFKRSGKIGCFIAIHPPISFHLAEFDADGKVGRMAASNDSDIWINGGYFIFRKEIFDYIEEGDELVVQPFKRLIDRGDLMAYRYEGFWRAMDTIRDRQVLEEMIERGDTPWHLGTNVPAVVNG, encoded by the coding sequence ATGAAGGTTGTACTGTTCTGTGGGGGACTTGGCACCCGGATAAGGGAGTATTCCGAGAGCATTCCCAAGCCGATGATCCCGATCGGGCATCAACCGATCTTGTGGCACGTCATGCAGTATTACAGCCAGTACGGCCACCGCGATTTCGTCCTTTGCCTCGGGTACAAGGCCAATGTCGTGAAGGACTACTTCCTGAACTACAATCAGGCGACGACGACCGACTGCACGATCTCGCAGTTCGGCAAGAAGATCGAATTGCTCGGCGAACGTCCGGCGGATTGGCGGGTTTCCCTGGTCGATACCGGCATCTGGCGCAACATCGGTCAGCGCCTGCGGGCGGTTCGTCACCTGGTCCAGGACGAAGAGATCTTCCTCGCCAATTACAGCGACGGCCTGACCGACGCGCCGCTGCCGGACATGATCGACCGCTTCAAGCGAAGCGGCAAGATCGGCTGCTTCATCGCGATCCATCCGCCGATCAGTTTCCATCTGGCCGAGTTCGATGCCGACGGCAAGGTCGGCCGCATGGCGGCGAGCAACGATTCCGATATCTGGATCAATGGCGGGTATTTCATCTTCCGAAAAGAGATATTCGACTACATCGAGGAAGGGGACGAACTCGTCGTGCAACCTTTCAAGCGGCTCATCGATCGTGGGGATCTGATGGCCTACCGCTATGAAGGGTTCTGGCGGGCCATGGATACGATCAGGGACCGCCAGGTGCTGGAGGAGATGATCGAGCGGGGTGATACGCCCTGGCATCTCGGGACGAACGTCCCGGCGGTGGTGAACGGATGA
- a CDS encoding PIG-L deacetylase family protein, translated as MRALQLAGRGERLSVLCLGAHSDDIEIGAGGTLLTWLDQGVRLDVHWCVLSGNDGRGIEARASADDFLAEAAGRTIEIKTFRDGFFPEQGEEIKAWFEALKGRINPDVILTHRRDDAHQDHRQVNRLVWNTFRDHLILEYEIPKWDGDLGRPNFYMPVSEFVMKRKVALLMSHFGSQRSKQWFDPETFMGLARLRGMESRAAERYAEAFVARKLSLG; from the coding sequence ATGAGAGCCCTGCAGCTCGCGGGCCGCGGAGAGCGGTTATCCGTGTTGTGCCTCGGTGCGCACTCGGACGACATCGAGATCGGGGCAGGGGGCACGCTTCTCACCTGGCTCGACCAGGGCGTTCGCCTCGACGTTCATTGGTGCGTGCTCAGCGGCAACGATGGGCGCGGCATCGAAGCGCGAGCGTCCGCGGATGACTTTCTGGCAGAAGCGGCAGGTCGTACGATCGAGATCAAGACCTTTCGTGACGGCTTCTTCCCGGAGCAGGGCGAGGAGATCAAGGCCTGGTTCGAGGCGCTGAAGGGCAGGATCAATCCCGACGTCATCCTCACCCATCGACGTGACGATGCGCACCAGGATCACCGCCAGGTCAATCGGCTCGTGTGGAATACGTTCCGGGATCATCTCATTCTGGAATATGAGATTCCGAAATGGGACGGCGACCTCGGGCGGCCCAATTTTTACATGCCCGTTTCCGAATTCGTCATGAAGCGCAAGGTCGCGCTGCTGATGTCGCATTTCGGCAGCCAGCGCTCCAAGCAGTGGTTCGACCCCGAGACGTTCATGGGTCTGGCACGACTGCGCGGGATGGAGAGCCGCGCCGCCGAGCGCTACGCCGAGGCTTT